A genomic segment from Pseudomonas sp. S09G 359 encodes:
- the pilW gene encoding type IV pilus biogenesis/stability protein PilW translates to MPLRLALLLLVTGLAAGCVSSGYDGPLQTGKGRDEARAAYVQLGLGYLQQGMSEQAKVPLQKALALDSGDADANAALALVFQAQAEPELAEQYFHKALASRPADPRMLNNYGSFLFGQKRYDQAARYFQQASADTLYPERSRVFENLGVTSVHLGQRDSARQQLEKALHLNSRQPRALLEMAELSYEDRHYVPARDYYERFSLLSGQNARSLLLGVRLAMVHEEHATAARFGQQLERLYPGTPEYQQYLSEQ, encoded by the coding sequence ATGCCCTTGCGCCTTGCGCTGCTTTTGCTTGTTACCGGCCTTGCGGCCGGATGTGTTTCATCGGGCTATGACGGCCCTTTGCAAACCGGTAAAGGCCGTGACGAGGCGCGAGCTGCCTATGTGCAGTTGGGCTTGGGTTACCTGCAGCAAGGGATGAGCGAACAGGCCAAGGTGCCGTTGCAAAAGGCCCTGGCGCTGGACAGCGGCGATGCCGACGCCAATGCCGCACTGGCCTTGGTGTTCCAGGCCCAGGCCGAGCCTGAGCTGGCCGAGCAATATTTCCACAAGGCCCTGGCTTCCCGTCCTGCCGACCCAAGGATGCTGAACAATTACGGCAGCTTCCTGTTCGGGCAGAAACGTTATGACCAGGCCGCCCGTTATTTCCAGCAGGCCAGTGCCGATACCCTCTATCCTGAGCGCTCGCGCGTTTTTGAGAACCTTGGCGTGACGTCGGTGCACCTCGGCCAGCGCGACAGCGCGCGCCAGCAACTGGAAAAAGCCCTGCACCTCAACAGTCGCCAGCCACGGGCCTTGCTCGAAATGGCTGAGTTGTCTTACGAAGACAGGCATTATGTGCCGGCACGTGACTATTACGAGCGTTTTAGCCTGCTCAGCGGGCAAAATGCACGTAGTCTATTGCTCGGTGTGCGGCTGGCGATGGTTCATGAAGAACACGCCACGGCCGCACGTTTTGGCCAGCAACTCGAACGACTCTATCCCGGTACGCCGGAATATCAGCAATACCTGTCGGAGCAATGA
- a CDS encoding RodZ family helix-turn-helix domain-containing protein, with translation MKAAHPEVVAANRVNPGETLRQARESNGWSLAEVALKLNLTATSLGNLEAGAFDKLPGHTFARGYIRAYAKLLGIDQAVLVQEFDQFTGTDSQGSNVHGLGRIEEPVRVSHTILRIVSLLLLIAVIGGGFVWWQDQTSLRTKDLVSNAMEHVEVESADGTTQIHPLDEPEDQAVAEAQAAPEAPATAEQAAPQTAPADTAAAAAPAVPAAPAHTPTAPVAQAHTPAAPAPATTAPTAPAAPAMSPPTTPALIAGDGRVQITFIADCWTQVTDGNGKVLFSGLKRKGDTLDQGGKPPLTLRLGFARGAQVAYNGQPVDVAPFTSGETARLKLGQ, from the coding sequence ATGAAAGCGGCGCACCCGGAAGTTGTAGCAGCTAATCGCGTAAACCCAGGCGAGACCTTGCGTCAGGCCCGCGAAAGCAATGGTTGGTCGCTGGCAGAAGTGGCCCTCAAGCTCAATTTGACCGCCACGTCCCTGGGCAACCTGGAAGCCGGCGCGTTCGACAAGCTGCCGGGGCATACCTTCGCCCGCGGCTATATCCGTGCCTATGCCAAGTTGCTGGGTATCGACCAGGCCGTGCTGGTCCAGGAATTCGATCAGTTCACCGGTACCGATTCCCAGGGCAGTAACGTGCATGGCCTGGGTCGCATCGAAGAGCCGGTGCGGGTCTCCCACACTATCTTGCGGATTGTCAGCCTGTTGTTGCTGATCGCTGTGATCGGCGGCGGTTTTGTCTGGTGGCAGGACCAGACCTCCCTGCGCACCAAGGACCTGGTCAGCAACGCCATGGAGCACGTCGAAGTCGAAAGCGCCGACGGCACCACTCAGATCCATCCGCTGGATGAGCCCGAAGACCAGGCGGTTGCCGAAGCCCAGGCTGCGCCTGAAGCCCCGGCTACCGCCGAGCAGGCTGCGCCGCAAACAGCGCCAGCCGATACGGCGGCTGCAGCGGCTCCGGCTGTACCTGCTGCCCCTGCGCATACCCCGACGGCTCCGGTCGCCCAGGCGCATACACCGGCCGCGCCGGCGCCAGCGACTACCGCGCCAACTGCCCCGGCAGCGCCTGCGATGTCGCCGCCTACCACCCCCGCGTTGATCGCCGGTGATGGGCGCGTACAGATTACTTTCATCGCTGACTGCTGGACGCAGGTCACCGATGGCAATGGCAAAGTGCTGTTTAGCGGTCTGAAGCGTAAGGGAGATACTCTTGACCAGGGCGGCAAGCCTCCTTTGACGCTGCGTCTGGGCTTTGCCCGTGGCGCGCAAGTGGCCTACAACGGCCAGCCTGTGGACGTGGCGCCGTTCACCAGTGGCGAGACTGCTCGCCTCAAGTTGGGACAATAG
- the ispG gene encoding flavodoxin-dependent (E)-4-hydroxy-3-methylbut-2-enyl-diphosphate synthase — protein sequence MHGESPIKRRVSRKIWVGSVPVGGDAPIAVQSMTNSDTNDVAATVAQINRLEAAGVDIVRVSVPDMDAAEAFGRIKQLVKVPLVADIHFDYKIALRVAELGVDCLRINPGNIGREDRVRAVVDAARDRGIPIRIGVNAGSLEKDLQKKYGEPTPAALVESALRHVEHLERLNFQDFKVSVKASDVFMAVEAYRLLAKEIVQPLHLGITEAGGLRSGTVKSAVGLGMLLAEGIGDTIRISLAADPVEEVKVGYDILKSLRLRSRGINFIACPSCSRQNFDVVKTMNDLELRLEDLLVPLDVAVIGCVVNGPGEAKEAHVGLTGGTPNLIYIDGKPSQKLTNDNLVDELERLIREKAAEKVAADAALIARG from the coding sequence ATGCACGGCGAATCTCCAATCAAACGTCGCGTATCGCGCAAGATCTGGGTCGGCTCGGTGCCGGTGGGTGGCGACGCCCCCATCGCGGTACAGAGCATGACCAACAGCGACACCAATGACGTTGCCGCCACCGTCGCCCAGATCAACCGTCTGGAAGCGGCCGGCGTGGACATCGTGCGGGTATCCGTACCCGACATGGACGCTGCCGAAGCGTTTGGTCGCATCAAACAATTGGTCAAGGTTCCGCTGGTTGCCGACATTCACTTCGACTACAAGATCGCTTTGCGCGTGGCCGAACTGGGTGTGGACTGCCTGCGTATCAACCCGGGCAATATCGGTCGTGAAGACCGTGTGCGCGCGGTAGTGGATGCGGCGCGTGACCGTGGGATCCCGATCCGTATCGGCGTCAACGCCGGCTCCCTGGAAAAAGACCTGCAAAAGAAATACGGCGAGCCGACCCCGGCGGCGCTGGTTGAGTCGGCGCTGCGCCACGTTGAACACCTCGAACGCCTGAATTTCCAGGACTTCAAGGTCAGCGTAAAGGCCTCCGACGTGTTCATGGCGGTAGAAGCCTACCGCCTGCTGGCCAAGGAAATCGTGCAGCCGCTGCACCTGGGTATCACTGAAGCAGGCGGTTTACGCTCAGGCACAGTGAAATCTGCGGTGGGTCTCGGTATGCTGCTCGCCGAAGGGATTGGCGATACCATCCGTATCTCCCTGGCTGCAGACCCCGTAGAGGAAGTGAAAGTCGGTTACGACATTCTAAAGTCCCTGCGTTTGCGTTCCCGCGGTATCAATTTCATTGCCTGCCCGAGCTGCTCGCGGCAGAACTTCGACGTGGTGAAAACCATGAACGATCTGGAATTGCGCCTCGAAGACCTGCTGGTGCCGCTGGATGTTGCGGTGATCGGCTGCGTGGTCAACGGCCCGGGTGAAGCCAAGGAGGCCCATGTGGGCCTGACCGGCGGTACCCCGAACCTGATTTACATCGACGGCAAGCCGTCGCAGAAGTTGACGAATGACAATCTGGTGGATGAGCTCGAAAGGCTGATCCGCGAGAAAGCGGCCGAGAAGGTCGCGGCTGACGCAGCGCTTATCGCGCGCGGCTAA
- a CDS encoding YfgM family protein, with product MSSTDDEQLAEFKDWWQRNGKPLVTGGLLALVVVFGWQAWTKYQANQSQGASILYQQLLETTLTPDGKPDPAQVADLAGKLKNEFGGSTYAQYGSLFVAKVAVDTGKLDDAATELKAIADKPTNPTLGEIARQRLAQVLAAQNKADEALKLLDGDADKAFVATREELKGDLLVQLGRTDEANAAYKKAKAALSDEAAVGGLQIKLDDLAKGDA from the coding sequence GTGTCGAGTACTGATGATGAGCAGTTGGCCGAGTTCAAGGACTGGTGGCAGCGTAACGGCAAGCCCCTGGTTACCGGCGGCCTGCTGGCTTTAGTGGTGGTGTTCGGCTGGCAAGCCTGGACCAAGTATCAGGCCAACCAGTCCCAGGGCGCCTCGATCCTCTATCAGCAATTGCTGGAAACCACGTTGACGCCTGACGGCAAGCCTGACCCTGCGCAAGTAGCGGACCTGGCCGGCAAGCTCAAGAACGAATTCGGCGGTAGCACCTACGCCCAATACGGCAGCCTGTTCGTCGCGAAAGTCGCGGTCGACACCGGCAAGCTGGATGACGCAGCCACCGAGCTGAAGGCTATCGCCGACAAGCCGACCAACCCGACCCTGGGTGAAATCGCACGTCAGCGCCTGGCTCAGGTATTGGCGGCACAGAACAAGGCTGACGAAGCACTCAAACTGCTCGACGGCGATGCTGACAAGGCATTTGTAGCCACTCGCGAAGAGCTCAAGGGCGACCTGTTGGTCCAATTGGGTCGTACCGACGAAGCCAATGCTGCGTACAAGAAAGCCAAGGCGGCGCTGTCTGATGAAGCAGCGGTCGGTGGCTTACAAATCAAGCTGGACGACTTGGCCAAAGGGGATGCGTGA
- the hisS gene encoding histidine--tRNA ligase, whose protein sequence is MSKSLQAIRGMNDILPEQTPLWRYFESTVARLLDNYGYKQIRMPIVEFTELFKRSIGEVTDIVEKEMYTFEDRNGDSLTLRPEGTAACVRAVLEHGLTGGGQPQKLWYIGPMFRHERPQKGRYRQFHQIGLEVFNLDGPDIDAELIVLTWRLWGMLGIRDAVKLELNSLGTSESRGRYREALVEFLSARLDKLDEDSQRRLKTNPLRVLDTKNADTQAVLVDAPKMADYLDDESRTHFEGLKARLDAAGIPYVINPKLVRGLDYYSKTVFEWVTDKLGAQGTVCAGGRYDGLVEQMGGKPTTGVGFAMGIERLILLLETLEQVPEEISRQVDVYLCAFGEAAELAALALSEKVRDQLPNLRLQINAGAGSFKSQFKKADKSGALYALILGDDELAQQVIGFKPLRGQGEQQNIAFDALAAHLATCVVQG, encoded by the coding sequence GTGAGCAAGTCTCTGCAAGCCATTCGTGGCATGAACGACATCCTGCCGGAGCAGACGCCGTTGTGGCGCTACTTCGAGAGCACGGTCGCGCGCCTGCTGGATAACTACGGTTACAAACAGATCCGCATGCCGATCGTGGAATTCACCGAGCTGTTCAAGCGCTCCATCGGTGAAGTGACCGACATCGTCGAAAAAGAGATGTACACCTTTGAAGACCGCAACGGCGACTCCCTGACCCTGCGTCCGGAAGGTACTGCTGCGTGCGTGCGCGCCGTGCTCGAGCATGGCCTCACCGGTGGTGGCCAGCCGCAGAAGCTGTGGTACATCGGCCCGATGTTCCGCCACGAACGCCCCCAAAAAGGCCGCTATCGCCAGTTTCACCAGATCGGCCTGGAAGTCTTCAACCTTGACGGCCCGGATATCGACGCCGAGCTGATCGTGCTGACCTGGCGCCTGTGGGGCATGCTGGGTATTCGCGATGCGGTCAAGCTTGAGCTGAACAGCCTGGGCACCAGCGAGTCCCGTGGGCGCTACCGTGAAGCCCTGGTGGAATTCCTGTCTGCGCGCCTGGACAAGTTGGACGAAGACAGCCAGCGCCGTCTGAAAACCAACCCGCTGCGCGTTCTCGATACCAAGAACGCCGACACGCAAGCCGTACTGGTCGACGCGCCGAAAATGGCCGACTACCTGGACGACGAGTCCCGCACGCACTTCGAGGGCCTCAAGGCTCGCCTGGATGCGGCCGGTATTCCTTACGTGATCAACCCGAAACTGGTGCGTGGCCTCGATTACTACAGCAAGACCGTGTTCGAATGGGTCACCGACAAGCTCGGCGCCCAGGGCACCGTGTGCGCGGGCGGCCGTTATGATGGCCTGGTCGAGCAGATGGGCGGCAAGCCGACCACCGGCGTAGGCTTTGCCATGGGCATTGAGCGGCTGATCCTGCTGCTGGAAACCCTGGAGCAGGTCCCGGAAGAAATCTCCCGTCAGGTGGACGTGTACCTTTGCGCCTTTGGCGAGGCTGCCGAACTGGCTGCCCTGGCCTTGAGCGAAAAAGTGCGCGACCAACTGCCAAACCTGCGCCTGCAGATCAATGCCGGCGCCGGTAGCTTCAAGAGCCAGTTCAAGAAGGCCGACAAGAGCGGTGCGTTGTATGCACTGATCCTTGGCGATGACGAGCTGGCCCAGCAAGTGATAGGTTTCAAACCCCTGCGTGGCCAGGGCGAGCAACAGAACATTGCCTTTGATGCGCTCGCTGCGCACTTGGCCACCTGCGTCGTGCAGGGTTGA